From a region of the Candida albicans SC5314 chromosome 1, complete sequence genome:
- a CDS encoding DNA-binding protein (Ortholog(s) have telomeric DNA binding activity), with amino-acid sequence MQNICRKQYLVVESVYMLPNARRASFEFFLFAQKKNYSPISKPFLLGTRSSRIFTHGSKTTSTVFEEKKSTYRYQQLIFLFLLGFLDFVKNCNSLFFLYANEELNYLRSLNMPPKRKKLSKETKLASLSKKQSPIVTTRRRRSARKLSHENKNSPSRTQKIEDDIGVDTQMSEEIASSLNSSPIKQIDRRSNNSTPTKNTLSSSPIKTKKSVAFSDDLISDIPSTPDRNHSSGRSILKSCNSEFQNRLVDPSNTSLWRKANENVSYGPKNPDFWLQGTIVQLPPNSPDLYHLIEGCITVLQDASFDKRFEVYATLNGVYKTNSGSGAVKLFSSTLEDSVLASPRKNRSTPSPLKNNSPTKKQRESSYVALLAGQIIKDIEATEDSLFDDNKDKENRSPTKNDPFRIRIVNQATKLMSYFILDQELNKLISLHNIDWLYHHACVMLTHPKASKAIISAYLVIMKECKLSAKKKKALFETGDLAEKMLFALINMKRFPSSSLVSEQFMCFKNFVNLFPGIMAKNISHWFGMLLLNICEVGSPFYLKCFSVGVHCLLEVAKAFLDNRKTRAYVKLFLSSPFSFNIKSMSSSESIVIDSDSNDSQSQKVVDIVLSKLSELIHDGQFKEAMDIWVALTVLVGYSGESFERWEHLSKWLQITKLCFNSQVPQARVLALSCWKAIIFNLCRNDLDEIRKTLDPVMGHSNIKDKQQQITTVMKPKVKLLTYLFGSFNAAEMEDEVIDTLHNLFVAILYSTINPLVIKSRTKYLHILWDKVFQFVFINFYFKKDASNARMSQLGFAVLSKLIKSATPVNERNFNEVRCLSNEPVSINEVNSLPPRWIYSKFDKIMQNMILIFLSENLHVEDKIGFFIAFLASIKPIVKNEASVSPTTFDIIDNIPIVLSHLFKTNTLSHDLAIKLIVNLHDTFTSSLLVRRANKQDEIDTSNNIYLPVLANCSKSLSKEKYLEIFQLITQSLSHKKILVFIADYVQSGLKMEDVKAVISDILAKRTVELSSEELGLYGEICQYFDTGFETFVKKLIQTIVVVSDSEKMLNCFENLNITSWNYSIVIFLLLLLKNAPNKHIFQFTINLIEKMMKSNFIATLELLTVQDFEAEIFPLMDQIYTNSLQYSGETLFKICSLLKDYLEYKLKNSENHELVDRLLLGCYSVLGIDVSTLIQDDYSKYPNFKIELDKRNSCIVNGKIVVNHLQKSQESDDKSSQEQETSVPTDSDNSLDLQVDSNIQKEQDVSESNEYDQSNIPELSADSSTSISDINTVDTVNKNIATEISSKSNLPEVEQVCKVNDIIVTDTECAKDESKVQPTEEFESVIQRNEGGLGLTVKLTPVKNRSAIETVSPKQEFIVKIVKKKPEEQVQESSSSAKDDDEISDIETSSVSQGNGNGIIEQPEVSSSRSSNGTLVRKREHPEESLAPSKRSKVCESTNSAEDGLKVTKTQLNANEKSLPLDDEIALENKQGELKMSKVDVDFNGQQGENIQVDSCNFSSINNNSSDPKTFAESIVSTDGEEKSENGEIPPAKELDIECTTSPDLKNSDNSAILETNNDINKKDTEEEKEKMKEEQYSMVQEAPSYFLPLKEFEEIKSKKEIDDDFENSVGYRSNGISKSYSPMDLVDLLSTKSDAELACITSDEKYEMETKLLNLMVRLRNLK; translated from the coding sequence ATGCAAAACATATGTAGAAAGCAATATTTAGTAGTAGAAAGTGTATATATGCTACCAAATGCGAGACGCGcttcatttgaattttttttatttgcacaaaaaaaaaattactcTCCAATCCTGAAACCTTTTCTCCTTGGAACCAGATCATCCAGAATTTTTACACACGGATCAAAAACGACCTCCACCgtttttgaagaaaaaaagtcGACTTATAGATACCAGCAgttgatatttttatttttattgggTTTCcttgattttgttaaaaATTGCAATAgccttttctttttgtatGCAAACGAAGAATTAAATTACTTGAGACTGTTGAATATGccaccaaaaagaaagaagcTCCTGAAGGAAACGAAATTAGCGCTGCTTTCGAAGAAACAATCACCTATTGTCACGACGAGGAGAAGAAGATCAGCAAGAAAACTATCACATGAGAATAAAAACAGTCCTTCACGGactcaaaaaattgaagatgacATTGGTGTTGATACTCAAATGTCAGAAGAGATAGCGAGCTCTTTGAATTCCTCACCTATAAAGCAAATAGATAGGCGCCTGAACAATTCGACTCCTACCAAAAATACACTTTCCTCGTCTCCAATCAAAACCAAGAAAAGCGTTGCATTTTCAGATGACCTAATATCAGACATCCCTAGCACACCAGACCGAAACCATTCTTCTGGTCGTTCGATCCTAAAATCATGCAACTctgaatttcaaaatagGTTAGTCGATCCGAGTAACACTTCATTATGGCGGAAAGCAAATGAAAATGTGTCATATGGTCCCAAAAACCCTGATTTTTGGCTACAGGGAACTATTGTTCAGTTGCCCCCAAATTCACCAGATTTGTACCATTTGATTGAAGGGTGTATAACTGTATTGCAGGATGCGTCTTTTGATAAGAGGTTTGAGGTATATGCCACATTGAACGGTGTATATAAAACAAACTCTGGTTCTGGTGCTGTTAAGTTGTTTAGCTCCACTTTGGAAGATTCTGTGCTAGCCAGTCCACGTAAAAATCGATCCACTCCGAGTCCActtaaaaataatagtCCTACAAAGAAACAGCGAGAAAGCCTGTATGTTGCATTACTAGCTGGTCAGATAATAAAGGATATCGAGGCAACAGAGGATTCGTTGTTCGACGATAACAAAGACAAAGAGAATAGATCCCCTACAAAAAATGATCCATTTCGTATAAGAATAGTTAACCAAGCAACCAAATTAATGAGctattttattttagaTCAGGAACTTAACAAACTAATATCGCTCCACAACATCGACTGGCTATATCATCATGCGTGTGTAATGCTTACACATCCAAAGGCGTCGAAGGCGATCATATCTGCATATTTAGTAATCATGAAAGAATGCAAGCTAAgtgccaaaaaaaagaaggcATTATTTGAAACTGGTGATTTGGCTGAGAAGATGTTATTTGCATTGATCAATATGAAAAGGTTCCCAAGTTCATCATTGGTGTCGGAGCAATTTATGTGTTTTAAGAATTTTGTGAATCTTTTCCCCGGTATAATGGCCAAAAATATCTCCCATTGGTTTGGaatgttattattaaatatttgtGAAGTTGGTTCACCGTTTTACTTGAAATGCTTTTCCGTCGGGGTTCATTGTTTGTTAGAGGTGGCTAAGGCTTTTCTAGATAACCGGAAAACAAGAGCTTAtgtaaaattgtttttgtcttctcccttttcttttaatatcAAATCGATGTCAAGCAGTGAATCGATTGTAATAGATTCAGATTCCAACGATTCTCAGAGCCAGAAGGTGGTAGATATAGTCTTGTCGAAGCTTCTGGAACTAATTCACGATGGCCAATTTAAAGAGGCCATGGATATTTGGGTTGCATTAACGGTGCTCGTTGGGTATTCAGGGGAATCCTTTGAAAGGTGGGAACATTTGAGTAAATGGTTGCAAATCACAAAACTTTGTTTCAACTCGCAGGTACCTCAAGCTAGAGTGTTAGCTTTGAGTTGTTGGAAAGCgataatttttaatttgtgCAGAAATGATTTGGATGAAATAAGGAAAACATTGGATCCAGTAATGGGCcattcaaatattaaagacaaacaacaacaaatcacGACTGTCATGAAGCCAAAAGTGAAGCTTCTCACCTATTTGTTTGGTAGTTTCAATGCTGCGGAAATGGAGGATGAAGTTATTGACACATTACACAATCTATTTGTTGCCATattatattcaacaattaatcCCCTTGTTATAAAACTGCGCACGAAATACTTGCATATCCTTTGGGATAAAGTCTTCCaatttgtatttattaACTTTTACTTTAAAAAGGATGCTTCTAACGCCCGTATGAGCCAATTAGGCTTTGCGGTTTTGtctaaattgattaaatctGCTACACCGGTGAATGAGAGAAACTTCAATGAGGTGCGCTGTTTGTCGAACGAGCCTgtttcaattaatgaagTAAATTCGTTGCCGCCCAGGTGGATCTATTCCAAGTTTGATAAAATAATGCAGAATatgatattaatatttcttCTGGAAAACTTGCATGTGGAAGATAAAATTGGGTTTTTTATTGCCTTTTTGGCAAGCATAAAACCGATAGTTAAAAACGAGGCACTGGTTTCCCCTACTACATTTGacattattgataatattcCTATCGTCTTGAGTCACCTTTTCAAGACAAATACGCTTTCACATGATTTGGCTATCAAATTAATTGTAAACTTACATGACACTTTTACATCGTCTTTATTGGTGAGGAGAGCAAATAAGCAAGATGAGATTGATACAAGTAATAACATCTATCTTCCTGTGCTTGCTAATTGTTCAAAGAGTTTGTCGAAAGAAAAGTACTTGGAGATTTTTCAGTTAATAACTCAGTCACTTTCTcataaaaaaattcttgtaTTTATTGCTGATTATGTACAGCTGGGTCTTAAAATGGAAGATGTTAAAGCTGTAATTTCTGATATTCTTGCCAAACGAACAGTGGAATTATCCAGTGAAGAATTAGGATTGTATGGGGAGATTTgtcaatattttgataCAGGGTTTGAGACATTTGTCAAGAAGttaattcaaacaattgtCGTTGTGTCTGATTCAGAAAAAATGttaaattgttttgaaaacttgaatATTACTTCCTGGAACTATTCTATCGTcatctttcttttattattgttgaaaaatgcTCCTAATAAGcacatttttcaatttaccataaatttgattgaaaagatgatgaaaagCAATTTCATTGCAACATTAGAACTTTTGACAGTACAAGACTTCGAAGCTGAGATTTTTCCATTGATGGACCAGATTTATACAAATTCGTTGCAATATTCTGGTGAAACGCTCTTCAAAATCTGTCTGCTCTTGAAGGATTATTTGGAATACAAGTTAAAAAATTCTGAAAATCACGAGCTAGTTGACAGGTTACTTTTGGGTTGCTACTCGGTCTTGGGTATTGATGTGAGTACCTTGATACAAGAtgattattcaaaatatcctaatttcaaaattgaattggatAAAAGAAATCTGTGCATTGTTAATGGAAAGATAGTTGTCAATCACTTACAGAAAAGCCAGGAATCAGACGACAAATCATCCcaagaacaagaaactAGTGTACCAACTGACTCTGATAATTCTTTGGATTTACAAGTGGATTCAAATATACAAAAGGAGCAAGATGTTAGTGAAAGTAACGAATATGATCAAAGTAACATACCTGAATTGTCAGCTGATTCTTCTACTTCCATTCTGGATATCAACACTGTGGATACtgttaataaaaatattgcaACTGAGATAAGTTCTAAAAGCAATTTACCAGAGGTGGAACAGGTTTGCAAAGttaatgatattattgTGACTGATACTGAATGTGCTAAGGATGAATCTAAAGTTCAGCCCAcagaagaatttgaaagtGTTATTCAACGTAATGAAGGAGGGCTTGGTCTTACTGTTAAACTTACTCCAGTTAAGAATAGATCAGCGATTGAGACAGTATCTCCTAAACAAGAATTCATTGTTAAAATtgtgaagaagaaaccaGAGGAACAAGTTCAAGAATCTTCCTCCAGTGctaaagatgatgatgaaatatCTGACATAGAAACGAGTTCAGTTTCACAGGGAAATGGCAATGGTATCATTGAGCAACCAGAAGTTCTGTCATCAAGAAGTTCCAACGGAACACTTGTAAGAAAGAGAGAGCATCCAGAGGAATCATTAGCCCCATCAAAGAGATCAAAAGTTTGTGAGAGCACAAATTCTGCTGAAGATGGGTTGAAGGTTACAAAAACACAGTTGAAtgcaaatgaaaaatcattACCATTGGACGATGAAATTGCACTTGAGAATAAACAGGGAGAACTAAAAATGAGCAAAGTTGATGTGGACTTCAATGGGCAACAAGGAGAAAATATTCAAGTTGATTCATGTAACTTTTCGAGcattaataacaattctCTGGACCCTAAAACATTTGCAGAATCTATTGTTAGTACTGATGGTGAAGAAAAATCTGAGAATGGTGAAATTCCACCAGCCAAGGAACTCGATATTGAATGTACTACATCGCCTGATTTAAAGAATTCTGATAATTCAGCTATATTAGAAACCAACAATGATATCAACAAGAAAGATACagaggaagaaaaagagaaaatgaAAGAGGAGCAATATTCGATGGTACAAGAGGCTCCTTCGTATTTTTTGCcattaaaagaatttgaagaaatcaaatctaaaaaagaaattgatgatgactTTGAAAATTCAGTGGGATACCGTTCAAATGGAATTAGCAAGTCTTACAGTCCGATGGACTTGGTTGATTTACTTTCTACAAAGTCTGATGCTGAGTTGGCATGTATAACAAGTGACGAAAAGTACGAAATGGAAACCAAGTTGCTAAATTTGATGGTTCGTTTAAGAAACTTAAAATAG
- a CDS encoding uncharacterized protein (Ortholog of C. dubliniensis CD36 : Cd36_05120, C. parapsilosis CDC317 : CPAR2_107740, Candida tenuis NRRL Y-1498 : CANTEDRAFT_136277 and Debaryomyces hansenii CBS767 : DEHA2A02266g) produces MAVNGNFNDCINSFSDEVQTTVEDILQNSDRDYLMEIPDDSLFNNGNIQFKNLLDDIDLDYKLSPDDNATDQVKSQIENHNTNIANKCKEFVVTSTFLNVINSRVQVFVESDMAEEAKFFNAIALILDFEVSLFLNVDPIFKQVYYDSISKITKQLFLISTAVIEKFWSYLETRVPIILKKLYQNTPSERMSLLEMCNHLTDNLIVKNKEGQRDSYKKDSFNDRFQARVRFFITSILNFEDNTGLNKYFHVSDRASSSIQTKDPYLEDLLEIQKLFNNPLQYLKRENQKKLRVLVGKVEKVSKELLIQENIFRSSHPSWDQFLILPPKSEAEKDYLTEKFSKSSYVPENYFISLFQENDRKQQAEDAQMLNEIMRKPVARMQCIQSIYVVAHFFSELSVKNKNQFLSSIHAPPNIKHFVDGVLPDDIVSSFGNVKKDIMHTLRATDPHWLFLLQHLTISEKNWWSWLTYGKNSKTNKSFFFDKNLTSDDIHNTEDTFKSIYPYKDKKYFNTFVTPQVTRKMKIQRGLSQIERADVFSINDSKFEIDTIDNELSQTTDVNNRNELLEKKSLLTWRVLREQRSSDWLKATQALRAKAVSDQERNADNETKEDDSEGIAKSQKRTLTESVDDDSPEEKKIRLDEQINSENSDDVSEKDPQNHVISEANDASADSDGENHDAVDVDIK; encoded by the coding sequence ATGGCGGTGAATGGGAATTTCAATGACTGCATCAACTCATTTTCTGATGAAGTTCAAACTACAGTCGAAGACATTTTACAAAATAGCGATAGAGACTATTTAATGGAAATTCCAGATGACTCTTTGTTCAACAACGGGAACAtacaattcaaaaatttattggatGATATAGATTTagattataaattatcacCAGACGATAATGCAACAGACCAAGTTAAGTCCCAAATTGAGAACCACAATACCAACATTGCTAATAAGTGTAAAGAATTTGTTGTTACATCCACCTTTTTAAATGTGATCAATTCAAGAGTTCAAGTATTTGTAGAATCTGATATGGCCGAAGAGGCAAAGTTTTTTAATGCAATTGCATTGATTTTGGACTTTGAAGTGTCATTGTTTCTTAATGTTGATCCAATTTTTAAGCAAGTTTATTATGATAGTATTCTGAAAATTACAAAACAATTGTTTCTTATCTCAACGGCGGTTATCGAGAAATTTTGGTCCTATTTGGAGACAAGGGTTCccattattttgaaaaagttatATCAAAATACACCTTCCGAGAGAATGTCATTGTTGGAGATGTGCAACCATTTGActgataatttgattgtgaaaaataaagaagGACAGAGAGACTCATATAAAAAGGATAGTTTCAACGACCGGTTTCAGGCTAGAGTGAGGTTTTTTATAACAAGCATTTTAAACTTTGAAGACAATACAGGATTGAACAAGTATTTTCATGTTTCCGATAGAGCTTCATCTAGTATCCAAACTAAGGATCCTTATTTGGAAGATCTTCTTGAGATACAGAAACTTTTCAACAATCCATTgcaatatttgaaaagagaaaaccaaaaaaaattaagagTACTTGTTGGGAAAGTTGAGAAGGTAAgtaaagaattattaatacaagaaaatattttcagATCTTCACATCCATCATGGGACCAGTTTCTTATTTTACCACCGAAATCGGAAGCTGAGAAAGATTATTTGACAGAGAAGTTTTCTAAATCGTCATACGTTCCTGAGAACTACTTTATTTCGTTGTTTCAAGAAAATGATAGAAAACAACAAGCGGAAGATGCTCAGATGTTGAATGAAATAATGAGAAAGCCTGTGGCGAGAATGCAATGCATTCAGCTGATTTATGTTGTTgcacattttttttcagaGTTATCagttaaaaataaaaaccaGTTTTTGAGTTCAATACATGCACCTCCTAATATCAAACATTTCGTGGATGGTGTTTTGCCCGATGATATTGTATCATCTTTTGGTAATGTGAAAAAAGATATAATGCATACTCTTAGGGCGACTGATCCACATTGGTTGTTTCTACTTCAACATTTAACAATATCGGAAAAGAATTGGTGGAGTTGGCTTACTTATGGAAAAAACTCTAAAACTAACAAGTCGTTTTTTTTCGATAAGAACTTAACGTCGGACGATATTCATAACACGGAGGACACGTTCAAGAGCATTTACCCatataaagataaaaagtATTTCAATACCTTTGTGACTCCTCAGGTTACTAGAAAGATGAAAATTCAACGGGGGTTATCTCAAATAGAACGCGCTGATGTGttttcaatcaatgattccaaatttgaaattgacaCTATAGACAACGAACTTTCACAGACAACTGACGTCAACAATAGAAATGAGCTTTtggaaaagaaatcattacTTACATGGAGAGTATTAAGAGAGCAAAGATCATCTGACTGGTTGAAAGCCACCCAAGCTTTACGAGCTAAAGCAGTTTCAGatcaagaaagaaatgctgataatgaaacaaaGGAAGACGATTCAGAAGGTATTGCTAAATCTCAAAAAAGAACTTTGACTGAGTCTGTGGATGATGATTCACctgaagaaaagaaaataaggTTAGATGAACAAATTAATAGTGAAAATTCTGATGATGTATCCGAAAAGGATCCTCAAAATCATGTGATTAGTGAAGCCAATGATGCCAGCGCGGACAGTGATGGTGAAAATCATGATGCAGTTGATGTGGACATCAAGTAG
- a CDS encoding uncharacterized protein (Ortholog(s) have mitochondrial large ribosomal subunit localization) gives MFRVTNTCNGIKSFLPSEFLKLYPYRLRFYSTNDSFSKDEIDKSKKWLESFTHTQIPTHLFDISYSRSSGPGGQKVNKTSSKATVSLEPGLWLDPRICFWIPQPIQAQLKSKGIRYETKGGGLLIQSDTSRNREHNTELCFQRLVEEIKSKVYFASEVSQEDKEKWQELEEDYKERKKFNKKKQSDKKKNRSKKFDW, from the coding sequence ATGTTTAGAGTCACCAATACTTGTAATGGGATCAAATCTTTTTTGCCAAGTGAATTTCTTAAACTATATCCGTATCGTTTAAGATTCTATTCAACCAATGATCTGTTTTCTAAAGATGAAATCGacaaatcaaagaaatgGCTAGAATCCTTCACACACACCCAAATTCCTACACACTTGTTTGATATTTCATATAGTAGATCATCAGGGCCCGGTGGGCAAAAAGTCAATAAGACATCGTCAAAGGCAACGGTATCACTAGAGCCGGGGTTGTGGTTGGACCCTCGCATTTGCTTTTGGATTCCTCAACCAATTCAAGCACAACTAAAAAGCAAGGGCATACGCTATGAGACCAAAGGAGGTGGGTTGTTAATACAAAGTGACACTAGTCGTAATAGGGAACACAACACCGAGCTATGTTTTCAAAGACTTGtagaagaaatcaaatcaaaagtaTACTTTGCAAGTGAAGTAAGTCAAGaggataaagaaaaatggcAAGAATTGGAAGAGGACTATAAGGAACgtaaaaaatttaacaaaaaaaagcaatctgataagaaaaaaaacagatCAAAGAAATTTGATTGGTAA
- the TRP99 gene encoding Trp99p (Putative thioredoxin peroxidase/alkyl hydroperoxide reductase; induced in low iron; regulated by Gcn4; induced in response to amino acid starvation (3-AT treatment)), whose protein sequence is MFSFTRAVPKSQLRFTVRNSFRTYVSIGDKVPATPVFEGSPGNDINLAEETASGKTILIGVPGAFSPACSASHVPGYIKNIRAFNDKGYQRFFVVAVNDPFVTKAWGEQLLESVAGQQIRFFADSTGAFTKELDLLFDARKAFGNERSKRYALIIEDGKVVKSFVEPDNTSVDVSAAQKVLEEA, encoded by the coding sequence ATGTTTTCATTCACCAGAGCAGTTCCAAAATCTCAATTGAGATTTACAGTCAGAAATTCATTCAGAACTTATGTTTCCATTGGTGATAAGGTTCCTGCAACTCCAGTTTTCGAAGGTTCTCCAGGTAATGACATTAATCTTGCTGAAGAAACTGCTTCCGGAAAGACAATTTTAATTGGTGTTCCAGGAGCTTTCTCCCCAGCATGTTCAGCTTCACATGTTCCTGGatatattaaaaatattcGTGCCTTCAATGACAAAGGCTACCAAAGATTCTTTGTCGTTGCTGTTAATGACCCATTCGTGACAAAAGCTTGGGGTGAGCAATTATTGGAATCGGTAGCTGGTCAACAAATAAGATTTTTTGCTGATTCCACTGGTGCTTTTACAAAGGAGCTCGACTTGTTGTTTGATGCCAGAAAAGCATTTGGTAACGAGAGATCTAAAAGATACGCTTTAATCATTGAAGATGGTAAAGTCGTCAAAAGCTTTGTTGAGCCAGACAACACCTCTGTCGATGTATCTGCTGCACAAAAAGTCTTGGAAGAAGCTTAA